One segment of Agromyces albus DNA contains the following:
- a CDS encoding DUF6993 domain-containing protein encodes MAGVAIIIGVAGCTTQAPDPTPAPTTTTAPSASPSPEPSAPPALRPELSASENLAFFDSVGLAVVAANPGAGGRDFIDALVAAGFDKSQMQVTADRTTVDLQADSVQFSVLFKGECLVGQYGPKSGGYHGVVRPVLGTGTCLVGETRPIDW; translated from the coding sequence ATGGCCGGAGTCGCGATCATCATCGGGGTTGCCGGGTGCACGACGCAGGCACCCGACCCGACGCCCGCGCCGACGACGACGACGGCGCCGTCTGCGTCGCCCAGCCCCGAGCCGAGTGCACCACCGGCGCTGCGGCCCGAACTGTCGGCATCCGAGAACCTCGCCTTCTTCGATTCGGTGGGCCTCGCCGTCGTCGCGGCGAACCCTGGGGCCGGCGGTCGTGATTTCATCGACGCGCTGGTCGCCGCCGGGTTCGACAAGTCGCAGATGCAGGTGACGGCCGATCGCACCACCGTCGACCTCCAAGCCGACTCGGTGCAATTCTCGGTGCTCTTCAAAGGCGAATGCCTCGTGGGCCAGTACGGGCCGAAATCGGGCGGTTACCACGGAGTGGTTCGCCCGGTGCTCGGCACCGGCACCTGTCTCGTCGGCGAGACGCGCCCCATCGATTGGTAG
- the ssb gene encoding single-stranded DNA-binding protein — protein MTDNITVTGVVGSDPKHHVTSQGLAITSFRLASTRRYFDRSKGTWEDGETNWYTVSAFRQLAFNASTSIVRGERVVVHGRLRLRAWETGEKSGTAVEIEADAIGHDLTWGVSKFTKVRLARASEGGDDERAGAAAGDGSAWPGVAGTAAEPDADVAAEVAATDAAAALEPFEAAGELESAGVAS, from the coding sequence ATGACCGACAACATCACCGTCACCGGAGTCGTGGGAAGCGACCCGAAGCACCACGTCACGAGCCAGGGGCTCGCGATCACGTCCTTCCGCCTGGCATCGACCCGGCGCTACTTCGACCGCAGCAAGGGCACGTGGGAAGACGGCGAGACCAATTGGTACACGGTCTCGGCGTTCCGCCAGCTCGCCTTCAACGCGAGCACCTCGATCGTTCGGGGCGAGCGCGTGGTCGTGCACGGGCGCTTGCGGCTGCGTGCCTGGGAGACCGGCGAGAAGTCGGGCACCGCCGTCGAGATCGAAGCCGACGCGATCGGTCACGACCTGACGTGGGGTGTCTCGAAGTTCACCAAGGTGCGGCTCGCGCGTGCCTCCGAAGGGGGCGACGACGAGCGCGCCGGCGCAGCCGCGGGCGACGGAAGTGCATGGCCCGGCGTGGCGGGAACCGCTGCGGAGCCGGATGCCGACGTGGCCGCCGAGGTGGCAGCGACCGATGCAGCTGCGGCGCTCGAGCCGTTCGAGGCCGCCGGGGAGCTCGAATCCGCAGGAGTCGCCTCCTGA
- the msrA gene encoding peptide-methionine (S)-S-oxide reductase MsrA, giving the protein MESYVLAGGCFWCLDAVYRTLRGVHGVVSGYTGGQTLHPDYEAVCTGTTGHAEAVRVEFDPEVIPRDVILDVFFSLHDPTQLNRQGADVGTQYRSAMFPANDEQRERFEQARTRAAEWWPGEIVTTIEPLGAFHDAEEYHQDFFAKNPGQGYCLAVALPKVNKIRRSYSEYVLA; this is encoded by the coding sequence ATGGAAAGCTACGTTCTCGCCGGCGGTTGCTTCTGGTGTCTCGACGCCGTGTACCGCACGCTTCGCGGCGTCCACGGTGTGGTGTCGGGCTACACGGGCGGCCAGACGCTGCATCCCGACTACGAGGCCGTCTGCACCGGCACCACCGGTCATGCCGAGGCCGTGAGGGTCGAGTTCGACCCCGAGGTCATCCCGCGCGACGTGATCCTCGACGTGTTCTTCTCGCTGCACGACCCGACGCAGCTGAACCGCCAGGGGGCCGACGTGGGCACCCAGTATCGTTCGGCGATGTTCCCGGCGAACGACGAGCAGCGAGAGCGCTTCGAGCAGGCTCGCACACGGGCCGCCGAGTGGTGGCCCGGCGAGATCGTCACGACGATCGAGCCGCTCGGCGCCTTCCACGATGCCGAGGAGTACCACCAGGACTTCTTCGCCAAGAATCCCGGTCAGGGCTACTGCCTCGCCGTCGCGTTGCCGAAGGTCAACAAGATCCGTCGCTCGTACTCCGAGTACGTGCTCGCCTAG
- a CDS encoding aldo/keto reductase encodes MTYVASPERYEQMRYNRVGRSGLKLPALSLGLWHNFGHDRPLDTQRAIVQRAFDLGITHFDLANNYGPPAGSAEENFGRILASDLAPYRDELIISSKAGYDMWPGPYGDFGSRKYLLASLDQSLGRLGLEYVDIFYSHRPDPETPIEETMGALATAVRQGKALYVGISNYSPDQTRAAAAALEAEGVPLLIHQPRYSMFDRHVEDGLFPALEEVGAASIVFSPLAQGLLTDRYLAGEVPSGSRAATSRFLSADRISPEYLELARALDGVARERGQTLAQLALNWVLRQPLVASAIIGASSVAQLEQNVAALDAPPLTEEEIARIEPHAVHGTAIG; translated from the coding sequence ATGACCTATGTCGCCTCCCCCGAACGGTACGAACAGATGCGGTACAACCGCGTCGGACGAAGCGGCCTGAAGCTGCCGGCGCTCTCGCTCGGCCTGTGGCACAACTTCGGCCACGACCGACCGCTCGACACGCAGCGCGCGATCGTGCAGCGCGCCTTCGACCTCGGCATCACGCACTTCGACCTCGCGAACAACTACGGGCCGCCCGCCGGAAGCGCCGAGGAGAACTTCGGGCGCATCCTCGCGAGCGACCTCGCGCCCTATCGCGACGAGCTCATCATCTCGTCGAAGGCCGGGTACGACATGTGGCCGGGTCCGTACGGCGACTTCGGCTCCCGCAAGTACCTGCTCGCATCGCTCGACCAGAGCCTCGGCCGGCTCGGGCTCGAGTATGTCGACATCTTCTACTCGCACCGCCCCGACCCCGAGACGCCCATCGAGGAGACCATGGGCGCCCTCGCGACCGCGGTGCGCCAGGGCAAGGCCCTCTACGTCGGCATCTCGAACTACTCCCCCGACCAGACCCGTGCGGCGGCGGCGGCCCTCGAGGCCGAAGGGGTTCCGCTGCTCATCCACCAGCCGCGCTACTCGATGTTCGACCGGCACGTCGAAGACGGCCTCTTCCCGGCACTCGAGGAGGTCGGTGCGGCGAGCATCGTGTTCTCTCCGCTCGCCCAGGGGCTCCTCACCGATCGGTATCTCGCGGGCGAGGTGCCCTCCGGCTCACGAGCGGCCACGAGCCGATTCCTCTCGGCCGACCGCATCAGCCCCGAGTACCTCGAGCTCGCTCGAGCGCTCGACGGCGTCGCGCGCGAGCGGGGGCAGACCCTCGCACAGCTCGCCCTCAACTGGGTGCTCCGGCAACCGCTCGTCGCGAGCGCGATCATCGGCGCCTCGAGCGTCGCCCAGCTCGAGCAGAACGTCGCCGCCCTCGACGCTCCGCCCCTCACCGAAGAGGAGATCGCCCGCATCGAGCCACACGCCGTGCACGGCACGGCGATCGGCTGA